The Deltaproteobacteria bacterium region CACCCGTTACTGTCCCGGTTCTCGTCGAGGACGATGTCCCTGACGTTCAGAACGGGCAAATGCCCCAAGGTTTCGAGTACCGCGTTGCGGATATGCCTTGTGGTCACCTTGTGGTCTATGATTCGGACCAGAGCGTTGGTCAGAAACAGGACGATGAACACCAGGGAGATGCCGGCCAGGGCATACCGCTTGACAAAGAGGTAGGTGTAGTCCCCGACGCGGCCCCTGACAAAACCTGATAAGACGAAAATGACGCTGGCCACGAAGAGGATGGCCAGAAAATTGGCGAAAAAAAGGATGAAGGCGTTGCCGGCCCCCTCATAGGCCTCGAAGGCCAGACACAGGCCGCAGGCCGCCAGGGGCGGAGTCAGGGCAGTGGCAATGGCCACGCCCGGCAGAACAGGACTGATCCGTTCGTCGATCATGGCCAGGCCGCCGGCCAGCCCGGCCAGGGTGGCCACAAACAAATCGAGCAGGGTCGGGCTTGTTCTGGCCAAAATTTCCGGAGTCACCTCCATGGCCAGAGGAGAAAAGCCCACTGCGACCCCCGCAGCCACGACCAAAAAGACGCCTCCCATTTCAGCGGACAGGGCCGCCCGGAACAGCCGGGTCTCTCCGGTGACAAGGCTCAGAGAGATGCCGAAGATGGGTGTCATCAGCGGAGAAACGAGCATGGCCCCGATGACCACGGCCGGGCTGTCGGCCAGAAGCCCGAAAGTGGCGATCAGGGCTGAAAGCAGAAGGAGAAGATAGTAGTTGAGCCTGGGGTCGGAGCCCGTGGTGATGTCGGCCACGATCTGCTCCTTGCGCAGATCGCTGACAAAGAACATTGCCTTGCCAAAGAGTTCCAGCCTGTTCCTGATCCGCTGTATCGTTCCCATTCCAGGGCACTCACCGATCCCCCGAGGCATGTCAAGGGGGGAAGAGGCGCAATGAGCCAGGCCGTCCAGACATGTTCTCCTGAACAGTCCGGGGAGCTATTGCGCCGGAATTGTCAGTTGGAGCGAAGACGACGGCTTGTTGTCCGCCAGCAGGGCCCAACCCTCAAGGCAACTCTTCCCTCAGCAGGAACGCCGTCATCTCCTTCCGGGCTTCCTGGCCTTCGGGCAGATCCGGGATCAGTTCAAACCCATGAAACATACCCTCCCATATCCGAAGTTCCACGTCCACCCCGGCCTGCAGCATGGCCCGATGAAGCCTGACGCAATTGCTCAAAAACAGATCCCGGGTTCCGGTCGTGATCAATGTTGGAGGGAAGCTTGGCCAATAGTCGGCATGCACCGGCGAAAGCAATGGAGCACTTGGGTCAAAGCCTTTGGCATAGGCCATGGCAAAGTATTCCATCAGCCCGTCCCATTGCAGCACAGGATCCCGGCCCTGATTGGCGAAGTAACTGTCGCCGGTTCGGGTTATGTCCGTGGCCGGAGA contains the following coding sequences:
- a CDS encoding DUF389 domain-containing protein, which encodes MPRGIGECPGMGTIQRIRNRLELFGKAMFFVSDLRKEQIVADITTGSDPRLNYYLLLLLSALIATFGLLADSPAVVIGAMLVSPLMTPIFGISLSLVTGETRLFRAALSAEMGGVFLVVAAGVAVGFSPLAMEVTPEILARTSPTLLDLFVATLAGLAGGLAMIDERISPVLPGVAIATALTPPLAACGLCLAFEAYEGAGNAFILFFANFLAILFVASVIFVLSGFVRGRVGDYTYLFVKRYALAGISLVFIVLFLTNALVRIIDHKVTTRHIRNAVLETLGHLPVLNVRDIVLDENRDSNGWLSLAIIDAPREPEPRDLRAIEDRLQERLGRPVNLIVRTHITRGVSSTGERLLHFYRTADGIEQMTLANSDTRTLNVVTQLLRDRIENLPNVTLADVELRKSGDGERVVHVTLQGNERLFPDGNAIMEDEVRRRLQDQNLRLVTHFIKSDTLGVEEFKPSEANPGQDDPVTLQLETAAAEMIQARTGLFPSSVKARFRDGQWSVLAEVSGRRLMTPEEVGDIEAELRQGLESALALQVFSKVEAMVDATTYRDGNAGQADIDPEPGP